One Dyella terrae genomic region harbors:
- the rplJ gene encoding 50S ribosomal protein L10 — protein MALNLSQKQEVVAELAEVASKAHSLVAAEYAGTTVSQMTAMRKKARESGVFLKVVKNTLASRAVAGTEFEVVKDALVGPLLYAFSTEEPGAAGRLIKEFAKSNDKLKAKVVSVEGKLLPASHVEVLASLPTREEALAMLARVLAEPAAMFARAIKAVADKQGGGEEAAAPATAEA, from the coding sequence ATGGCTCTTAATCTGTCTCAGAAGCAAGAAGTAGTCGCCGAGCTGGCAGAAGTCGCCTCGAAGGCACACTCCTTGGTTGCTGCCGAGTACGCAGGCACCACGGTCTCTCAGATGACCGCGATGCGCAAGAAGGCCCGTGAGTCGGGCGTGTTCCTGAAAGTTGTCAAGAACACGCTGGCATCGCGCGCCGTGGCTGGTACCGAATTCGAGGTCGTCAAGGACGCTCTCGTCGGTCCGCTGCTGTATGCGTTCTCGACCGAGGAGCCCGGCGCTGCCGGTCGCCTGATCAAGGAATTCGCCAAGAGCAACGACAAGCTGAAGGCTAAGGTCGTCTCCGTGGAAGGCAAGTTGCTGCCGGCTTCGCACGTCGAAGTCCTGGCCTCGCTGCCGACCCGCGAAGAAGCCCTCGCCATGCTCGCCCGCGTGCTGGCCGAGCCGGCTGCGATGTTCGCTCGCGCGATCAAGGCTGTTGCCGACAAGCAGGGTGGTGGCGAAGAAGCCGCTGCACCCGCTACGGCTGAAGCCTGA
- the rplL gene encoding 50S ribosomal protein L7/L12 — translation MSLTNEQIVEAVAAKSLMEVMELVKAIEEKFGVSAAAPVMMAAGPAAAGPAAEEQTEFDVILKSAGEKKVDVIKAVRAITGLGLKEAKDLTEAGGVVKEAASKDDAAKFKKDLEAAGATVELK, via the coding sequence ATGTCCCTGACCAACGAACAGATCGTTGAAGCCGTTGCCGCCAAGTCGCTCATGGAAGTGATGGAGCTGGTGAAGGCCATCGAAGAGAAGTTTGGCGTTTCCGCCGCTGCCCCGGTCATGATGGCCGCTGGCCCGGCCGCCGCCGGCCCGGCTGCTGAAGAGCAGACCGAGTTTGACGTCATCCTGAAGAGCGCCGGCGAGAAGAAGGTCGACGTGATCAAGGCCGTCCGCGCCATCACGGGCCTGGGCCTGAAGGAAGCGAAGGACCTGACCGAAGCCGGTGGCGTCGTGAAGGAAGCCGCTTCGAAGGACGACGCTGCCAAGTTCAAGAAGGACCTGGAAGCTGCCGGCGCTACGGTTGAACTGAAGTAA
- the rplK gene encoding 50S ribosomal protein L11: MAKKVVGYIKLQVKAGQANPSPPVGPALGQRGLNIMEFCKAFNAATQKLEPGLPIPVIITAYSDRSFTFITKTPPATVLIKKVTGVAKGSSKPNTDKVGKVTRKQLEEVAKQKEPDLTAADLDAAVRTIAGSARSMGLVVEG; encoded by the coding sequence ATGGCAAAGAAAGTCGTCGGTTACATCAAGCTGCAGGTCAAGGCCGGTCAGGCCAACCCGTCGCCGCCGGTGGGTCCCGCCCTCGGTCAGCGCGGCCTGAACATCATGGAATTCTGCAAGGCGTTCAATGCCGCCACGCAGAAGCTGGAGCCGGGTCTCCCGATCCCCGTGATCATCACGGCCTATTCGGACCGTAGCTTCACCTTTATCACCAAGACCCCGCCCGCCACCGTGCTGATCAAGAAGGTCACCGGCGTCGCCAAGGGTTCGTCCAAGCCGAACACCGACAAGGTGGGCAAGGTCACGCGCAAGCAGCTTGAAGAAGTTGCCAAGCAGAAGGAGCCGGATCTCACGGCTGCGGATCTGGACGCTGCCGTTCGCACCATCGCTGGTAGCGCGCGCAGCATGGGCTTGGTGGTGGAGGGCTAA
- the rplA gene encoding 50S ribosomal protein L1 codes for MAKITKRMKAAQAAVQPGKFYGLEEALNIVKSNAKAKFAESVDVSVRLGIDAKKSDQGVRGSSLLPHGTGKTVKVAVFVPAGEKAEAAKAAGADAVGMDDLAERMQAGDLDFGRVIATPDAMRVVGKLGQLLGPRGLMPNPKDGSVTADVATAVKNAKAGQVKFRNDKAGIIHATIGKASFEAAQLADNLNALIADLLKAKPATAKGQYLQKIALSSTMGVGVPVDTSTVSTSAK; via the coding sequence ATGGCAAAGATCACGAAGCGTATGAAGGCCGCTCAGGCCGCAGTGCAGCCGGGCAAGTTCTACGGCCTGGAAGAAGCCCTCAATATCGTCAAGAGCAACGCCAAGGCGAAGTTCGCTGAGTCCGTGGACGTTTCCGTCCGCCTCGGCATCGACGCCAAGAAGTCCGACCAGGGCGTGCGTGGTTCGTCGCTGCTGCCGCACGGCACCGGCAAGACCGTCAAGGTCGCCGTGTTCGTTCCGGCTGGCGAGAAGGCTGAAGCCGCGAAGGCCGCTGGTGCCGACGCTGTCGGCATGGACGACCTGGCCGAGCGCATGCAGGCTGGCGATCTCGACTTCGGTCGCGTGATTGCTACGCCGGACGCGATGCGCGTTGTCGGTAAGCTCGGTCAGCTGCTCGGCCCGCGTGGCCTGATGCCGAACCCGAAGGACGGCTCGGTCACCGCCGACGTCGCCACGGCCGTCAAGAACGCCAAGGCCGGCCAGGTGAAGTTCCGCAACGACAAGGCGGGCATCATTCACGCCACGATCGGCAAGGCCAGCTTCGAGGCTGCCCAGCTCGCTGACAACCTCAACGCGCTGATCGCCGACCTGCTGAAGGCCAAGCCGGCCACCGCGAAGGGTCAGTATCTGCAGAAGATCGCCCTGTCCAGCACCATGGGCGTTGGCGTGCCGGTCGATACCTCGACCGTCTCGACCTCGGCCAAGTAA